A single genomic interval of Macadamia integrifolia cultivar HAES 741 chromosome 6, SCU_Mint_v3, whole genome shotgun sequence harbors:
- the LOC122081157 gene encoding zinc finger protein ZAT4-like, which yields MAMALALVVDQQPSFKYYCRICKKGFGCGRALGGHMRAHGIGDSETGNINDEDRASDWEDKLEGGNNLPPGTKRMYALRTNPNRLKNCRICENCGKEFSSWKSFLVHGKCSSNDAESLVSSRGSDDDDNDVAGRRGCGGWSKGKRSKRLKLGNSNSSEEEDLAHCLVMLSTARVDPLVAETEESCASASKDEERRNVAAAAQAPTPAMRGMFECKACKKVFNSHQALGGHRASHKKVKGCFAAKLDDLDESLVDEDVITHDDFSILPCKQASHPPLTVPSKRKSKVHECSICHRVFSSGQALGGHKRCHWITSNSPDTSSIPKFHQISKLFNRSETLDLNLPAPVDDIAGIRLDPENPLSFEAPTAIYLQPWNIGVHSNHHDQLHHQHHHHHRQHNNDNLSYTNSNNNTFKTNNNANTSGINVDDEADSKVKLAKLSDLKDMNLAGSSSPWLQVGIGSTANWSGDP from the coding sequence ATGGCTATGGCTCTGGCTCTGGTTGTGGATCAACAACCAAGCTTTAAGTATTATTGTAGGATCTGCAAGAAGGGATTTGGGTGTGGCAGAGCTCTAGGTGGTCATATGAGAGCACACGGCATCGGAGACTCCGAGACCGGCAATATCAACGATGAAGACCGGGCCAGCGACTGGGAGGACAAGCTTGAAGGTGGCAACAACCTTCCACCTGGTACCAAGCGCATGTATGCATTGAGAACCAATCCAAACCGTCTCAAGAACTGCCGGATCTGTGAGAATTGTGGTAAAGAGTTCTCTTCATGGAAATCATTCCTAGTGCATGGTAAATGTAGCTCCAACGATGCTGAATCTCTCGTGTCATCCCGGGGATCCGACGACGACGACAACGATGTGGCTGGCCGGAGAGGTTGTGGTGGGTGGTCTAAAGGAAAGAGGTCTAAAAGACTCAAATTGGGTAATTCCAATTCTAGTGAGGAGGAAGACCTTGCCCATTGCCTAGTAATGTTGTCCACAGCCAGAGTTGATCCACTTGTGGCTGAGACCGAGGAGTCGTGCGCATCGGCTAGTAAGGATGAGGAGCGGCGGAATGTTGCTGCCGCCGCTCAGGCTCCAACCCCTGCCATGAGAGGGATGTTTGAGTGCAAAGCTTGTAAGAAAGTGTTCAATTCACATCAGGCCTTGGGTGGCCACAGGGCTAGTCACAAGAAGGTTAAGGGTTGTTTTGCAGCCAAACTAGATGATCTTGATGAAAGCCTAGTTGATGAAGATGTGATCACCCATGATGACTTCTCAATTCTACCCTGCAAGCAAGCCTCACACCCTCCATTGACAGTCCCTTCTAAGAGGAAGTCTAAGGTGCATGAATGCTCTATATGTCATCGTGTGTTCTCATCTGGTCAAGCCTTGGGTGGCCATAAAAGGTGTCATTGGATCACTTCAAATTCTCCAGACACATCTTCTATCCCCAAGTTTCATCAGATATCCAAGTTGTTTAACAGGTCTGAGACTCTTGATCTCAACCTCCCTGCACCGGTTGATGATATTGCCGGAATCCGGTTAGACCCCGAGAACCCTTTAAGCTTTGAGGCCCCCACTGCGATATATCTACAACCATGGAATATTGGAGTACACTCCAATCATCATGATCAACTCCACCATCaacatcaccaccaccaccgccaacATAACAATGACAACCTCAGTTACaccaacagcaacaacaatacTTTTAAGACCAACAACAATGCTAACACCTCAGGGATTAATGTGGATGATGAAGCAGACAGTAAGGTCAAGCTAGCTAAGCTAAGTGATCTTAAGGACATGAACTTGGCTGGAAGCTCCTCTCCATGGTTGCAGGTTGGGATTGGTTCAACTGCTAATTGGAGTGGTGACCCCTGA